A genomic region of Bacteroides acidifaciens contains the following coding sequences:
- a CDS encoding FAD-dependent oxidoreductase — translation MKKILLTCIAVACSLVAVAGELLIEAESFSQRGGWVLDQQFMDQMGSPYLMAHGMGIPVADATAEINIPQAGTYYVYARTYNWTSPWTDAEGPGKFRLALGGKLLKATLGHTGNSWQWQFAGKAVLKAGTTTLALKDLTGFDGRCDAIYLTTDANTQPATWDTAETAALRDRLRQQQTVPAHQYDLVVVGGGIAGMCAAASAARLGCKVALVNDRPVLGGNNSSEIRVHLGGIIEMGPNQGLGRMIREFGHERSGNAQPGDYYEDQKKEDFINAEKNITLYASQRAVAVKMQGDRIASVTIQHIETGEQTELTAPLFSDCTGDATIGYLAGADWTMGREGRNEYGESLAPEQPDSLVMGASIQWYSKDMKKKTSFPHFEYGVRFDAENCEPVTMGEWKWETGMNRNQVSEAERVRDYGLLVIYSNWSYLKNHYKDHKKYANRSLDWVAYISGKRESRRLLGDYVLSQDDIDKNVAHEDASFTTTWSIDLHFPDSVNSVRFPGNEFKSATVHRWIHPYAVPYRCLYSRNVDNLFMAGRNMSCTHVALGTVRVMRTTGMMGEVVGMAAGLCHKHRVEPRDIYHHHLPELKQLMQAGLGKRDVPDNQRFNEPNELLEVPGAYIKP, via the coding sequence ATGAAAAAAATCTTACTGACATGCATAGCCGTAGCCTGTAGCCTTGTGGCTGTAGCCGGAGAACTGCTCATCGAAGCAGAAAGCTTCAGCCAGCGAGGCGGCTGGGTGCTCGACCAGCAGTTCATGGATCAGATGGGTTCGCCCTATCTCATGGCACATGGCATGGGCATCCCTGTGGCGGATGCTACGGCAGAAATCAATATTCCCCAAGCAGGCACTTACTACGTATATGCCCGTACTTACAACTGGACTTCACCTTGGACCGATGCCGAAGGTCCCGGAAAATTCCGCCTGGCTTTAGGCGGCAAATTGCTGAAGGCTACATTAGGACATACTGGTAATTCCTGGCAATGGCAATTTGCCGGAAAGGCAGTATTGAAAGCAGGGACTACCACTCTTGCGCTGAAAGACCTCACCGGTTTCGACGGTCGTTGCGATGCCATTTACCTTACTACCGATGCGAACACGCAACCCGCTACCTGGGATACGGCAGAGACAGCCGCACTTCGTGACCGCTTGCGACAACAACAGACGGTGCCCGCTCATCAATACGACTTAGTGGTAGTAGGAGGAGGGATAGCCGGAATGTGTGCTGCTGCATCGGCCGCCCGATTAGGTTGTAAGGTGGCACTGGTGAACGATCGTCCTGTATTGGGTGGCAATAACTCGTCGGAAATTCGTGTACACCTCGGCGGTATCATCGAAATGGGTCCTAATCAGGGATTAGGGCGTATGATACGCGAGTTCGGTCATGAACGCTCCGGCAATGCACAACCGGGTGACTACTACGAAGACCAGAAGAAAGAAGACTTCATAAATGCCGAAAAGAACATTACCCTTTATGCCTCTCAGCGTGCGGTAGCCGTGAAGATGCAAGGAGACCGCATTGCGTCAGTCACTATCCAGCACATCGAGACGGGAGAACAAACCGAACTTACCGCTCCTCTCTTTAGCGACTGCACAGGCGACGCTACCATAGGCTATTTGGCCGGTGCCGATTGGACTATGGGACGTGAAGGCCGCAATGAATATGGCGAGAGCCTTGCTCCCGAGCAACCCGACTCATTGGTGATGGGCGCCTCTATACAATGGTATAGCAAGGACATGAAGAAGAAAACTTCCTTCCCTCATTTTGAATATGGCGTGCGCTTTGACGCTGAAAACTGTGAGCCTGTAACCATGGGCGAGTGGAAATGGGAAACAGGCATGAACCGCAATCAAGTCAGCGAAGCTGAACGTGTACGCGACTATGGACTTTTGGTGATATATTCCAACTGGAGTTATCTGAAGAATCACTATAAAGACCATAAGAAGTATGCCAACCGTTCCCTCGACTGGGTGGCGTATATCTCAGGCAAACGCGAATCACGCCGTCTCTTGGGCGACTACGTACTGTCACAGGACGATATAGACAAGAATGTGGCGCACGAGGATGCTTCGTTCACCACTACCTGGAGTATCGATCTTCATTTCCCCGACAGCGTGAATAGTGTCCGCTTTCCCGGCAATGAATTCAAGTCGGCTACGGTGCATCGTTGGATTCATCCTTATGCCGTTCCCTATCGCTGTCTCTATTCTCGCAATGTGGACAACCTCTTTATGGCAGGCCGCAATATGAGCTGTACCCACGTAGCCTTAGGCACAGTACGTGTGATGCGTACTACCGGCATGATGGGTGAAGTAGTAGGTATGGCAGCCGGACTCTGCCACAAGCATCGTGTAGAGCCACGCGACATCTATCATCATCACCTGCCCGAACTGAAGCAACTTATGCAAGCGGGGCTGGGCAAACGCGATGTGCCCGATAACCAACGCTTCAACGAACCCAACGAATT